From the Hoplias malabaricus isolate fHopMal1 chromosome 13, fHopMal1.hap1, whole genome shotgun sequence genome, the window TGGGCCTGGTGACTGGAGGTTCTGCTGGAGTCTGCATGGGTGCCATGTCGGCAGAGATCATCCACTTTTTAAACAATGCTGCACAAGGCCAGACTGAGCTCGCGATTAAGATTCCCCAGCTTTGTCCATTTATTAGTTCTTCATATGTCACTTACTTGTCTCTGCTAGGCCTTATTTCAGTTTCAGCGGCTGGAGTAGGGTGTGGAGTTCTTGTTTATGAAGTGGTCCAAAAACAGAGATGGGGAGACTCTTCAGCAGGTTCTGTCGCACTAGCTGCAAATGTGGCTGTACTCGGAGTGGCAGTGGCTGGATCTGCTGTAGGGGCAAGCTTGGAATGGAGTTTGTCACATTTTCTCCTCACAGCCTTTTCAGTGGACTCTAGTGTAATATTCATATTATGTCACACAGTGGTCACTGTAATAATAGCATCCGTACTCTGTGCCACAGCAGGCCTTTTCTATGGATATATCGCCGTTACCATTTCCCTTTTGAtagatttgttgattttttctGAGCGTCTACTCTCAATGTTATTTTTCAAGACAGAAGCCATTATTTTTCTAGACTTGGGGACCTTGTTACCCCTCATTCTTCCGTCTTTGTTGCTTTGTCTGCTTCACAAATTCCAACTCAGCAAGACGGTTGTGAATATACCAACTCTTATGATTATTACACTTCTCATATCCAGGAGTCTGCTGCATGATGAACACCAACCAGTGCCAATGTTAGATCCAACCGAGTTCACTACACCTACTCTGCTAGTGCTGGAGCGCTTCTTTGTCATTGTGTTTGGGATCCAAGTC encodes:
- the LOC136665268 gene encoding uncharacterized protein isoform X1; the protein is MAVPDKVCAGTAYVQVHVKDAAGVTSPTSCLSGVKSSCALWNGIGVLVLGLVTGGSAGVCMGAMSAEIIHFLNNAAQGQTELAIKIPQLCPFISSSYVTYLSLLGLISVSAAGVGCGVLVYEVVQKQRWGDSSAGSVALAANVAVLGVAVAGSAVGASLEWSLSHFLLTAFSVDSSVIFILCHTVVTVIIASVLCATAGLFYGYIAVTISLLIDLLIFSERLLSMLFFKTEAIIFLDLGTLLPLILPSLLLCLLHKFQLSKTVVNIPTLMIITLLISRSLLHDEHQPVPMLDPTEFTTPTLLVLERFFVIVFGIQVFQASCGAMLHSYFSTDETNIVYAVALAATFGVVATLPQISPMLGTGALFGSLLAASGGAGVALNAAGNLGQRYGGHVGRAGAVIGAAVCAFLPLATQDFGIMVALCAAVIPGSAFVEVCLDFINRRHLFCRIVLMSCLSVFLVVGTFSSPHAYSSSVGYNLSLSVIKSSM
- the LOC136665268 gene encoding uncharacterized protein isoform X2; translation: MAVPDKGTAYVQVHVKDAAGVTSPTSCLSGVKSSCALWNGIGVLVLGLVTGGSAGVCMGAMSAEIIHFLNNAAQGQTELAIKIPQLCPFISSSYVTYLSLLGLISVSAAGVGCGVLVYEVVQKQRWGDSSAGSVALAANVAVLGVAVAGSAVGASLEWSLSHFLLTAFSVDSSVIFILCHTVVTVIIASVLCATAGLFYGYIAVTISLLIDLLIFSERLLSMLFFKTEAIIFLDLGTLLPLILPSLLLCLLHKFQLSKTVVNIPTLMIITLLISRSLLHDEHQPVPMLDPTEFTTPTLLVLERFFVIVFGIQVFQASCGAMLHSYFSTDETNIVYAVALAATFGVVATLPQISPMLGTGALFGSLLAASGGAGVALNAAGNLGQRYGGHVGRAGAVIGAAVCAFLPLATQDFGIMVALCAAVIPGSAFVEVCLDFINRRHLFCRIVLMSCLSVFLVVGTFSSPHAYSSSVGYNLSLSVIKSSM